One Coturnix japonica isolate 7356 chromosome 20, Coturnix japonica 2.1, whole genome shotgun sequence genomic window carries:
- the SDCBP2 gene encoding syntenin-2 encodes MATLYPSLEDMKGHQVLQAQAAAGISTPATTVLTEKPKLPEKPKVTSSTVPSAPPALYPNLAELEDYMGLALSSEEIQKNLFPESSTALTPIGPQPGQLVAPLSGNSAGLRRAEIKPGVREIHLCKDERGKTGLQLKNVDQGIFVQLVKSNSPAALVGLRFGDQILQIDGKNCAGWSSDKAQRALKKASPEKIVMVVRDRPFQRTVTVHKDSTGHVGVVVKKGKIVSLAKDSSAARNGLLTHHYICEVNGQNVIGMKDKQLMEVLAGAGNVITLTIIPAVIYEHMVKRLSPGQMKSSMDHSIPDL; translated from the exons ATGGCAACGCTCTACCCTTCGCTGGAGGACATGAAGGGCCACCAGGTCCTGCAG GCTCAGGCGGCTGCTGGGATCAGCACCCCTGCCACCACGGTGCTCACCGAGAAGCCGAAGCTCCCGGAGAAGCCAAAGGTCACCTCCAGCACCG TGCCCTCAGCACCACCTGCACTGTACCCCAACCTGGCTGAGCTGGAGGATTACATGGGGCTGGCGCTCTCCAGCGAAGAGATCCAGAAAAACCTCTtcccagaaagcagcact GCGCTGACCCCCATCGGACCCCAGCCGGGGCAGCTGGTTGCCCCACTGAGTGGGAACAGTGCGGGGCTGCGGCGGGCAGAGATCAAACCAGGTGTGCGGGAGATCCACCTCTGCAAGGATGAGCGGGGAAAGACggggctgcagctgaagaaTGTCGACCAG GGGATCTTCGTGCAGCTGGTGAAGTCCAACTCTCCGGCGGCGCTGGTGGGGCTGCGCTTTGGTGACCAGATCCTGCAGATTGATGGCAAGAATTGTGCAGGCTGGAGCAGTGACAAGGCACAGCGGGCACTGAAGAAGGCGTCCCCGGAGAAGATCGTCATGGTGGTGAGGGACAG GCCATTCCAGCGCACTGTCACTGTGCATAAGGACAGCACTGGGCACGTGGGTGTCGTGGTGAAGAAGGGGAAGATCGTGTCTCTGGCCaaggacagctctgctgcccGCAATGGGCTCCTGACACACCACTACATCTGTGAGGTCAATGGTCAGAACGTCATCGGCATGAAG GATAAGCAGCTGATGGAGGTGCTGGCGGGAGCAGGGAACGTCATCACTCTGACCATCATCCCCGCTGTCATCTATGAGCACATGGTGAAACG GTTGTCACCAGGACAGATGAAGTCGTCCATGGACCACTCCATCCCCGACCTCTGA